DNA sequence from the Phoenix dactylifera cultivar Barhee BC4 chromosome 13, palm_55x_up_171113_PBpolish2nd_filt_p, whole genome shotgun sequence genome:
TCCTGTGATTCGTGCTGCTGCCACAGTGAGATAGCACCAAGCAATGACCCATTAAAAAAAACCTTTATACGAGTTAAACAGTAGCAACCTCATCTACGCCTGTCATCAGACTCACTTTTCGCAGCGAGAGGCTAAAACCAAAGCTAGTTTTGATTTCAGTGCATGCTCATCAACATATATCTTAATCAGCTAACCACACAAGCTTTATGAATGGCAAGAAGAAAATGCAGGGTTGGCTGCATTTACCAGATACTCCAATATATGGTCTTTATGATTACTTTAGAGGCATAACCAAATAAGACAAGCATGATCAAGTAAATATTGGTAAGCTAAAGTATCATGCAAACTTCAAGCAACAATGCACACAAAAATCTATCCTAATGGCTGCTGCTGATATAAGATGCTATAACGATCAGAGTGCACTGATTCACAAGGTGAAATCCACCCCTATCACTGATGATACCTCAGCTGAATACATGTTTATGCACAAGAAGCCAAGTAACTTGatgaattttcaaatgaaaccATGTTATCATCACAATTTCTTGAAAAGAATGAGTGTAGCTTACTGATTCTACAGTCGCAATAAAGCTATTTAACACTTATTGAATAGCttatttgacaaaaaaaaatcaaaggtgTAGCTTACCCAAAAAAATTTTATCATCATCACAATTTATCGAATACATGTCTATAGCAGTGAAGGTATACCTGAACATAGAGATCTTGTTAAAGAAATTCTACAACATGGAGCAAAGAACTCTAGTTATAGTAGTGAGACAGCTGCACTGATTTAAATGCAAGCCACCGATGCCACCACAACGTAAACAGATGCTGAAAGCCAAGCAATATCTGGTAGATTCCAGCTACATCTATGAGCAGTTATCTTGGCATTGAGAAGACTGACAAGTTTGCCTAAATAACAAATGTAATTTTTAACCCTCAGCCTACCCCTTATCCCTGATCAAGAGGGTAAGCCCAGCAAGGCTTTTGaaaggaaaagggaaaaaatatttttattcttgAATTCTGATGATGCCggattagtaaaaaaaaaattcataagtgAGCGTTCTGTAGGTATCTTCTTTCATAGAGTCCGGTCACTTGATCAGCAACAGCCCACATTATAGCCTGCCCAGGCGGAATCCTCATAAGCCTAGGAAGCAACCCTTTCCAAAGAGCAAGCAGTCCCTCTTCCGCAAATATTGTTCTAATTGCATGGATCATGCCTTTGTATTTGACCTCACCACCTGATCTGCTTTGGGCCATTAATCTTGTCTTAACAACATCAAAGGGCCCTGTACAGACAGGACCTACAGTCCCTGCCAGGAACCCAGAAATCATAGACTGCCATGGCTGAAGCACTCTTCCATCCCCTTCATGTTTCTTCCAAAGAATGATATCAAATGCATTCTTGGCTGTGAACATCGCAGCTTGGTTTGTTCCATTACGCATAACAGTGGGTGCTGCTCCTGCCCAGAGcccaaaaatgccttcttcatGAATGATCATCCTTGCACAGTGTATAGGACCCTTGTACTTTAAAAGCTCACGGCTCAAACCTTTTTGCTGTTGCAATCTGATCTTAACCACCTGTATTCATGACATAAAAATATTTAGTCTTCTATAACTGTGAATCAAATACATTAATTTCTTCCAGTCCATATCAACAAACCTATAGCAGTTAAAAATCTgcgaaaagaaaataaacataaagaatttaaagaatttaatataacatgtttgtaaacttgaagtatatcatttatttaatgaaacaaatggaagcaaaaaaaaaattgtcgaAACTTTGGCTCAACCTGAACCAGACCAGCTAAGCTGCTCAAAAATCCCAACTCAAACCTCACCCTGACCCAAGACAAGTAGATAAATTTATATATGTTTCCcatgaaatatttatatttttcagttaaCCATATATTTAGCATTACTGAGTAATTATGTTGCAAAATTGCATCTA
Encoded proteins:
- the LOC103706705 gene encoding mitochondrial succinate-fumarate transporter 1: MAPAGGRESSAGDGGGGGRKAEAAEEEWRARRESIPPYMRAVSGSLGGVVEACCLQPIDVIKTRLQLDRSGNYRGIAHCGATVVRTEGVRALWKGLTPFATHLTLKYALRMGSNALFQSAFKDSSTGHLSNRGRVLSGFGAGVLEALVIVTPFEVVKIRLQQQKGLSRELLKYKGPIHCARMIIHEEGIFGLWAGAAPTVMRNGTNQAAMFTAKNAFDIILWKKHEGDGRVLQPWQSMISGFLAGTVGPVCTGPFDVVKTRLMAQSRSGGEVKYKGMIHAIRTIFAEEGLLALWKGLLPRLMRIPPGQAIMWAVADQVTGLYERRYLQNAHL